The Setaria viridis chromosome 9, Setaria_viridis_v4.0, whole genome shotgun sequence sequence TTCAAAATGAGATATGTTTTTAAAATTCGCTGGAAGGGTACAATTCATTTGGCGATGACATAAATTGGTCAATCTCTGTTGTGCATGGAACAAGAAACGCAACAACAGTATAAAATACATGTGCCAATGCACCGTGCATACTACACGTCTTCTCAATTTCTCATGCGGTGCGATTATGGACTGAAGCATCGGTGAGGGAGAGGGCGATGGAGCACATCTTGGTGAGGTCCGCGACCTTGTCGACCATCTGCAGCTCGGCGCCGCCCTCTATCCTGTGGCAGTCATCCATGCACGTCTCGCCGTCCGTCTTCGCCGCCGACAGCCACGTGCTGACGCCGGACTCGTCTTTGccctgctccaccgccgccttggAGCGCTGCAgctcggccaccgccgcctggaACTTGCCCACGCACTCCTCCAGGCACTCGGGCGGCATCCCGCCGGGCATGCTCTCCAGGCCCTTCACGAACGCCACCGTCTCCGCGCCGCACTGCGCCGCCAGCGACAGCGACAGCTCCGCGATCCCAGGCAGGCCGCCGTTCAAGGCCGCCGCCTTCATCTCCGGGTTCGCCGACGACAGGGCCTTCACGCAGAACTCCGGGTGCTTCGTGTGCTGCTGGCACGCAGCCTCCACGGTGATCGTGGCGGCGGTGCgccggagggaggaggccgacacggcgaggaggaggacgaggacacGAACGGAAGCGGCGGCCATGTTGTTGATCGATCCGCGCGAGCGATGGGAAAAGCTAGCGAAACAATCCTTGTCTTGTCTCGTGGAGCATTCCATTCGAGGTGTTCTCTTGTAGCGTACGTGAGGCCAAGAGGTTTGCGGCCCGGATTGCACGGCGAGCCCGAGCGTACGGACGAAGGACACGGCGAGCTGTCAACGCAAACGGTTCCAACTTTGACCGGCTAAATTTACTCTGTTGGTGAACTGTTAGGTTTGGTATGGCCCAATGGCTTCAAATGAAGGTCTAATTAAACTGGAGATACATATAGCCGTTCGTGTGTCGTGAACATGTGATGACAGGTTCTAATAAGTTcgtttcaaattcaaaattttggCCGTTTGCCATATGTTGCTTTTAGCCTGCAGATCTTTATACCCTCTCTGCAAGAATTGCTATTGAAAATTGCATGATCATTGTTGAAGTGAAATATCCTACAAGTTTTGTAAGCCATGGACATATGCGGCACTTATTTGTGACAGAAGTATTTCGTTGCTATGTATAACGGGATACTGTTTGAAAAGGGATCCAATCATAAATAAACGCGGTGGCTCTCTTGCGCATTTGAGAaaagtttggaaaaaaaatcacataCGTGGTCAAAGGGCACACAATGAAATTTGTATCATATGATAATCATGTACATGATAGAGAGGCAGAACACATGATTGGGGGGGGCACCCGCGTCCAACCCTAGCACCCCCGCATCTAGCCTcgtcggtcgccgccgccgctgctaccTGGCGGCTGCACcacgtcctccctcctcccccctctcttccctccttTCGCCCCACCTCGACAGCAAAACCCGGTCCCATTCCCTACCAACTCGGGTTGACGCCAGCCGCCAGATGTCGGATCCGCTCCTCTCACGGCCGGATTTGCCATCTCCACTACAGGATCTACGCGCTGGGCTGTTTTTTGCAGCTTCTTGCCACTGCCTGCTTGCATCGGTTGTCTACTGGCGCTCTCGGCACGCCaaggccccgccgccccctccacGGTCGCGTGCAGGTCGGTGAAGGGGTCGGCCCCTTTCCACCAGCAAGGACTACCAGGGGCTGGCCCGTCCTTGGTGCTCCCACGTGGTGCCCGCTGGTAGGGGTCGTGCCctccgctgccaccgccgccgggccTCGCATGATGACAGGCCCGCCGTGGAGCCTTGGATCCGCCTCTACTCTCGTGGAGGTCGCCATATGTGCCTCCATGTGCTCCGTGGTCGGTCCGCTCTTCGTCGGCTGCGGCTACATATGGCTATTGTGTGACGACAGCCCTTGAAGGTGTTGACGGTGTGCTATGTGGATTGGGGGCAAGGCGAAAGCCATTGCTTGCTTGCGAGCAGATAACGGCGACGCCCTCGGGCACCGTTTACCTTCCTGGAAGCGTCAATCTACTGCCCCCTCCCTTCTCA is a genomic window containing:
- the LOC117836396 gene encoding uncharacterized protein: MAAASVRVLVLLLAVSASSLRRTAATITVEAACQQHTKHPEFCVKALSSANPEMKAAALNGGLPGIAELSLSLAAQCGAETVAFVKGLESMPGGMPPECLEECVGKFQAAVAELQRSKAAVEQGKDESGVSTWLSAAKTDGETCMDDCHRIEGGAELQMVDKVADLTKMCSIALSLTDASVHNRTA